CTGGCTGACAAAGTTCTTGCCGGTGCCGGCCCAGCCGTGCAGGGACAGGGTCAGCGGCTTCTTGGGGTTTCTGTTGTTCTTGAAGCCGGTCAGCGCCTTCAGAATCACTTCTGTGGCCAGATGCTGTCCGAACAGCTTCTCCAAGTCCCGCTGCAGGGCTGCGAGAGAGACGGCACTCgttaccaaaaaacaaaataaagacagCCCCGGGCCGGCCAGCGCGCACACCAGGGCGGGCGACTAGGCGGCTGGGCCGCCCACCGCAGCCAGAGACCCCGGCCCCGGGCAAGCCTGGGGCGGGGTCCCCGGGGCGCGCTCACACCCGCGCGGGCAAGCCTGGGGCGGGGTCCCCGGGGCGCGCTCACACCCGCGCGGGCAAGCCTGGGGCGGGGTCCCCGGGGCGCGCTCACACCCGCGTGGGCAAGCCTGGGGCGGGGTCCCCGGGGCGCGCTCACACCAGCGCGGGCAAGCCTGGGGCGGGGTCCCCGGGGCGCGCTCACACCCGCGCGGGCAAGCCTGGGGCGGGGTCCCCCGGGGCGCGCTCACACCAGCGCGGGCCGAGACCCCGGCCCCCGGGAAGCCTGGGGCGGGGTCCCCGGGGCGCCCACTGCAGGCCGAGACCCCGGCCCACGGGCAAGCCTGGGGCGGGGTCCCCCGGGGCGCGCTCACACCCACCGCAGGCCGGGTCCCCCGAGGTGCGCTCACACCCGCGCGGGCCGAGACCCCGGCCCCCGCGAAGCCTGGGGCGGGGTCCCCCGGACAGCCGGCGGCCAAGGCCTCCcacgccgcccgccgcccgcccccgcGTACCCGTGGCGTTGAGCGGCTGCTCCTCGCGGCAGCACTCGGCGAAGCGGCAGTAGAAGTCCGTGTAGGACAGGTAGCCGGTGAGGGCCGACACGGCCCCGATGGCGATGCCCACGCTGATGGGCTCGAACGCCGCCGCCGCCTGGGCCGccagcagcagccgcagcagccgCAGCAGCCCCGCGCACCGCATCCCGCGCCCCGCCGCCCGCAGCCGCCGCCGGGCTGCACGCCCGCCGCAGGCGTCAGGGGACTTCCCGCCCCGGTGGCGTCACTTCCGCCCCGGTGGCGTCACTTCCGccagaggccccgcccacctcggCGGCCATgttgggcggggcggggctgtggcGGTGACTTCCGGAAGCgcaggggctgtgggggggcTTGTTTTctggagcgccccctgcaggctggggattcGACAACACCCGAAGCCAGTGGGCGCCTGGCGTTCTCCCACGCGGGCACCGGGGCCGCCTCCCACGGTTGGTGCCTTGTGAGCAGCTGTGTCCTGGGGGCTCCAGACTCCTGCTCGGCggggcctggggtgcagggggtTCCTCTCTGAGACACACGCCGGGATAATGCGCTCGtttggggcgggggcggggcgggggctgcccgTTCCTAAGGGGCTCGCAGGTCCCAGCGGGGCAGGGCAGCGTAGGGGctcggcccctccccaccccgggacTGCCCGTTCTGGGTCTTGAAGTTCAGGCTGATGGTCAGGAAACACTCCTGGGCACCATCTGTGGTGCCCGCGTCCCGTTCAGGGCACCGGGTTAGAGCGCCAGCCGCGCCACGTCCCGTGGAGGCCACCGGGTTAGAGCCCCAGCCGCGCCACGTCCCGTGGAGGGCACCGGGTTAGAGCCCCAGCCGCGCCACGTCCCGTGGAGGCCACCGGGTTAGAGCCCCAGCCGCGCCACGTCCCGTGGAGGCCACCGGGTTAGAGCGCCAGCCGCGCCACGTCCCGTGGAGGCCACCGGGTTAGAGCGCCAGCCGCGCCACGTCCCGCACAGGGCACCGGGTTAGAGCCCCAGCCGCGCCACGTCCCGTGGAGGCCACCGGGTTAGAGCGCCAGCCGCGCCACGTCCCGTGGAGGCCACCGGGTTAGAGCGCCAGCCGCGCCACGTCCCGCGCAGGGCACCCGGTTAGAGCACCAGCCGCGCCACGTCCCGCGCAGGGCACCGGGTTAGAACGCCAGCCGCGCCACGTCCCACACAGGGCACCCGGTTAGAGCACCAGCCACGCCACGTCCCGTGCAGGGCACCGGGTTAGAGTGCCAGCCGCGCCACGTCCCGTGGAGGCCACCGGGTTAGAGCGCCAGCCGCGCCACGTCCCGTGGAGGGCACCGGGTTAGAGCGCCAGCCGCACCGCATCTCGCGCAGGGCACCGGGTTAGAGCACCAGCCACGCCACGTCCCGTGCAGGGCACCGGGTTAGAGCGCCAGCCGCGCCACCTCCCGTGCAGGGCACCGGGTTAGAGCACCAGCTGTGTCCCGTGTCCCATGTAGGGCACTGGGTTAGAGCGCCAGCCATGTCCCGTGTCCCGTGTAGGGCACCGGGTTAGAGCACCAGCCGTGTCCCGTGTCCCGTGTCCCGTGTAGGGCACCCGGTTAGAGCGCCAGCCGTGTCCCGTGTCCCGTGTAGGGCACCGGGTTAGAGCGCCAGCCGCGCCACGTCCCGCACAGGGCACCCGGTTAGAGCACCAGCTGTGTCCCGTGTCCCGTGTAGGGCACCCGGTTAGAGCACCAGCCACTCCACGTTCCTAGTCCGGCCTCCTGCTCAcacgcctggaaaagcagcaagtgatggcccagtgtgggcccctgtcaccgtctgggagacccagaggggttTCCTGGGcgagcccagctgttgtgggcattcaggagtgaaccatggaaggaaggtctctctcttcccctccctccttgtctccctcctttcttccctctgtctttcaagaaaataaataggagCTGGGCACTGTGGTcaccctgcagcgctggcatcctgtattcaagccccagttcgagtcctggctgctccatttccagtccagctccctgctaatgtgcctgggaaagcagtggaagatggcccaagtccctgggcccctgccaccgtgtgggggacctggaagaagctcctggctcctggctcctgggttcggcctggcccagccccagtcgtcgtagcatttggggattaaaccagcggatggaagactttctgcctctcccctctctgtaactctgactttcaaattaataaaataatttctttaagaaaTCCTCTCCCTCTAAATCCCGTTGGCTGACTTTGGTTTCTGCTTCCCTTACCATACGGCAAGCTCTATTTCCCCCTTAATTCATGGTGTCGgtagaaataaataagatctaTTCAGGGGAGAATGAGTGACCTCGGCCTGGGAGACACGAGCCTGGTGACTTTGGGTCTTGGGAAGTGGCCCAGGTGGTCCAGGTggcccagcaggtggaggctcaacctacgccacagcgccggccctgtgaaTACTGACGCTCACCAAAGCTCTGGTCACTCATACCTTGTGGGCTCCGTAGAACTGTGACCTGGGAACTCAATGTAAAAAAATCCCACGAGGTCTCTAGCCATTCGGAAACATTCCTTGGTCTCAGCGACAGGGCAGGGTATCCTGCATCCCACACAGCATTCTTCcagtatggtttttttttttttttttttttttacaggcagagtggacagtgagagagagagagagacagagagaaaggtcttcctttgccgttggttcaccctctaatggccgccgcggtagcgcgctgcggccggtgcaccgcgctgttccgatggcaggagccaggtgcttctggtctcccatggagtgcagagcccaaggacttgggccatcctccactgcactccctggccacagcagagagctggcctggaagaggggcaaccaggacaggatcggtgccccgaccaggactagaacccggtgtgccggcaccgcaaggaggaggattagcctgttgagccacggcgccggccggtttttttttttttccaaaggcttATTCACTTGAActgcagagtacagagagagagagagagagagagagagaggaagatcttctatcccctggctcactccccaaatgtctgcaatggccagccccaggccaggctgaagccaggagctcggaactGCATCCGAGTCTCCCCTGGAGAGTTTGGTTTTTGTAGCACAAGGGGGACTCCAAGCTCATACGCAAGTCCCAGCAATAACCTTGACGGCCCTGAGTGCTGGTCACGTACTCCATGGGTCTGACCGGCGTCTTCCTCGTGACGAGACCGGGGCTCTAGGTCTCAGGGACTAAGGCCGTGGAGGTAAAGTGTCCGTCTGGTGTGAGTGTGCACTGAGCAGCCGTGAGCGCCACCTGACCTCCCACGGCCCGGGCCCCTCCAGCTGGCCCTGGACACAGACCCCCTGCGTGTCCTGCAGCCCTCACTTCCACCTGCTTGGTCGGGTAAtgcctggctcccctcccccaacggCCTGGGGATGTAATCTAGTGGGCCCGCAGTTCCTTCTGTGGGCGACTTCCCTGTCCCGCTCAGCCCATCTCTCCCTGTTGGGGCCACCTTGAGAATGAGTCAGGGGCCATGGGATTCAGCAACATTTCGGGGGTTCTGGAGACCCGGACGGCCATGCCAGGTGCCCCACAAGTCCTCCATGCAGTTGTGCCCATCCTGCCTTTTCCCTGTCAAGGACCTGGGTAGCTGGCATTAACCCTGGGTGTCGTCCAGACCCTGTAGTCTTGTTAGCCAGAAGCTCGGCCTGTTGGAGGCCGTAGATGTTTCTGGACAATTCTTTGTCTGGGAGTCCCTTGAGGCCACTgttgcggtgcagcgggttaagccgccacctacaatggcggcatcccacaagggcaccaatttgagtcccggctgctccgcttccaatccagctcccggccgatgcacctgggaaggcagcagaagatggcccaggtgcttgggcccctgcacccacgtgggagacccagatggagttccaggcttcagcctagcccaaacccagccattgtggccatctggggagtgaaccagcagatagaagatctctctctgtcttccccccctctctctataactgtgcctttcaagtaaataactaaagctttaaaaaataaagatctagAAGTCTTTGAGGGAAGTGGCCAAGATTTGCAGGCACctttaaatagctttttaaaattatttatttgaaagtcagagttacacaaagagataaggagaagcagagagagatcttccatccactggttcactccccaattggctgcaatgccggagctgtgccgatccgaagccaggagacaagagcttcttccgagtctcccacgcaggtgcaggtgcccaaggacttgggccatcttctactgcttttccaggccatagcagagagctggataagaagtggagcagccagaactcgaaccagcacccatgtgggatgttggcattgcaggcggcggctttacccactacgccacagcgccggccccatcaataGATTTTGACTTTGCTGTTTCATTAGGAGGCCcaccttggtggtggtggtggaggaggaggtggctggTCTTGGCTGCCTCGGTCACCCTTGCAGCTCAGCCCTCGGTGGCACACGgtccccagggcagcccaggTGACATTTGCATTTCTGTCTTGTCACCATGGGCTCTGGCTTGCCACCCCCTATTGGAAGATTGATGGTGGGGAAGGGGTCTCTTCCCGCACTGCCCCCACGCGGGCTCAGAGTCAGTTCTGACTCCCACCGCATTTCCAGCACCTGTcgtcctgcctccctctcactcAGTGTCTCCGCCCACTGAAGTTCTTTGTTTCCTGGTGACCCTGACTGGCTTGGCCTTTTCCGTGTTGGAGGAATTTAGGGTGAGTCACAAATTGAACGAGAAGCCAGGAAGGGCTTGGGAGGACGACTCGGCTGCCGACAGCGTCGTGGTTGGCTGGGGTTTTCAGGACCAGAGACAGCGCCCTCTGCTCCACACCTGTATCCCTGGAAGACAGGTGTCGGGGAAGCCCCGGCTGGGAGACTTCAGGTGCTCACACAAGGGTAGACACTAGAGGGCGCCAGTGAGCTGCAGGTCTGAGGGCTGCCCAGGGGTCTGcacaggagctaggaacacagctgcgtggcagggacccaagtcctggagccatcgcctgctgcctcccaggtgcatgtcagcaggaggcagagccaggacttgaacccgggcaacTCTGATCGAATTCTGAGCATCTCCATGtcctaaccgctgtgccaaactcCCTGCCCCCAAAGCCTGGCTCATTTAAAACGCCAGGAGTCTACACTGTGTCCTGTTCTCCGTAACTTAGTGTCTGGGCCAggttgttagtaaaatggcacggTCTTGTCTGTGGCACGATTTATGTCCGGGACACCATCCTAGACTCCAacccccaccgccattgctggaagccaggtgaccagatggcccatccacaggtgtcagctcctccctcaccctaatgggattcactgctcctacttccctaccCCCttgctctctcttgatctctcctgatctctcttgatctctcctgatctctctttctcaccccaacccccttctctctccctctctctctctctctctctctttttttgacaggcagagtggatagtgagagagagagagacagagagaaaggtcttcctttgctgttggttcaccctctaatgacCGCCGTGGcgggcgcactgcactgatccgaagccaggagccaggtgcttctcctggtctcccatggggtgcagggcccaagcacttgggccatcctccactgccttcccgggccacagcagagagctagcctggaagaggggcaaccgggacagaatctggcaccctgaccgggactagaactcggtgtgccggggccgcaaggcagaggattagcctgttgagccacggcgccggcctccgccccctctctctttgtctcttcactctgGCCGGTCGGATTTCCCCagtcaataaaccctttcccttaactctGGGGTTTGgcgtgttttgtggtggccttacacacGTGACATTTGGTGTTCTGTTGTCTGCTATTTGTGTACCAACAACACAGTTTATTCCCGTGAAATCTGGATAGTTAGGGAACAATAAGGGTGCTTTCAGACAGCTGTACTGAGGTCTGACCCACGAACAGCACACCCTGATACAATCAGATACATTTTGATACAGGTGTGGGGGGTGGATCAGACAGTGAGCTCCACTACCCTGCCGGAAGACCCCTTGTGTCACCCTTTCCCTCTCAACGCCCTCTGCCTTCTCCGCTGGTgttgtaagatttatttgtttgaaaggcagcaaataGGGAACGTCCGTCCGCTgattcgccccccaaatggccacaggggccaggctgaaagccaggagcccagactcatCTGGggtttgccacatgggtggcaggaacccaagaacgtGGGCAGGATTCaagctggcactccaatatggggtgccggtgccgtggGGACAgcctgacctgctgtgccacagtgccgccccctccccggttTGCTTCCTGTCCTCACGGACTGGCGTCCTCTGTATAGACTATGACGCACATTGAAagtgctgtgttctgtgtctgTATTAAGTGCACTGCCGTCATTCTCCTGTCCAATTCCAGAGCAACCCTGTGAGGTGGCAGAGAAATCCCCGTGGGACAGGCCAGGGGGAGGGCTCGACGTGGGGAGGTTAGGTAACGGCAAAGGAGGTGAGCACCTGAGTAGGAAGGGGTGGGGCCTCAGGACACCCCAGCCAGGGCACGCCCCACCTGAGCCCCCAGCCACCGCCCTGCCTCTCTCCTCGCTCCTCCACCAGCCCAAGCCGCCCAGGCCCCAGTGCTACCTCTGCCCTGGCCGGGGACATGAGCCTGGGCAACCTCTCCAGGTCCCCACTCTGTGGCTGTCCCCACAGCTGGCTGTCACAGCTGTCCCTGTGCCACAGATGCCGAGTGAGATCTGGCGGCGCAGGGCGTGGGCTgggcacacagcagacacacgGTCCTGGTGGCCACCTGCAGCAAGACAGGTGCAGGGCATGGAGGGGGATGGGTGGAGCGGGAGGCCAGGcttctggaaagttctctctctgaactctgggCCTCTGTGCTCTGCTCTACAGAGATGGAAAAAGAACTCAACCATCTATGGTGGCCGGGGCTTcttctggggcaggtgctgggctctgcagggagggagacacactGGGCACTGCCCACCAGGActccaggctgggggctgggggcagagcaaGGCCCAGCAGTGGGAACCCAGAGTAGTGGGAGAGCCAGGTGAGCCTGCCCCCAGCTCACAGCtacacccctccccctgcaggcctCATTGGAAGTCTTCCTCAGCCCGCGGGCTGGGAGCACCCCAGGACCCTCTGCTCCTACACACCACGCCACAGCCATCGCTGGGGTTCCCTGACCGAGAGCCCTGGGCCAATCACACACGGGCCTGGCTCGGGGGAGGCTGCTGTGGCAGCCTGGGTGGCCGAGGGTTCTCTGTGGAACGGGGCCAACCCAGAACCACTGCTTCTCCCGCAGGGCCTGCCCACTGGGCGAGCGTGGGCTCAGGGCTGCTCAGCCGCTCAGTGACCACCAGGCAAGGAGGAAAGTCCCTGCCCAAATGCTgggcaccccccgcccccagcaaggTCCACGTGGATTGCATCTGTGGGACTTCAGGCTCCAACCAGGAGAAAACTCTGGAATGGGGTCGAGTGGAGAAAAGGAGCTGGAGCCCCAGGCCCACGGGGGTctcccaggatccaggagcccgGGGACCACAAGGCAGGACGAGCCAGGGCAGGAGAGCCggccctctcctcctctgccaTCGCCGCCTCTCTGGGCTCCGCTCCAGGCTTCTGCACAGTAGCAGCTTCCGCAAGGACGTGGAAATGACCTTGTGCGTGTGCTGGGCCAGACACCCAGAGGGAGCCCCCCCATTCCAAAGTCCCAGGGAAGggattggattggcccagcttggcACAGTGCCCCGTGGATCCAGACACTTGTGCCCGGGTGGGGGAGGCCGGATCACAGGAAGGCGCCTGGCTGCCCCCACCATCGCCATGGAAACCAGCAAGTGCGGATCCTGCAGAGGGGATCTCACAGGTGCTGCCCTCCCCCGTCCACCAGTGTGTGACCGcccccaggacatcagcagtgCCCCCCCACAGGGACCCACCGCGCCCTCCCCCGTCCACCAGTGTGTGACCGcccccaggacatcagcagtgCCCCCCCCAAAGGGACCCACCGCGCCCTCCCCCGTCCACCAGTGTGTGACCAcccccaggacatcagcagtgCCCACACACAGGGACCCACCGCGCCCTCCCCCGTCCACCAGTGTGTGACCGcccccaggacatcagcagtgCCGCCCCCCACACACAGGGACCCACCGCGCCCTCCCCCGTCCACCAGTGTGTGACCAcccccaggacatcagcagtgCCCACATACACAGGGACCCACCGCGCCCTCCCCCGTCCACCAGTGTGTGACCGcccccaggacatcagcagtgccccccccacacacagggacC
This DNA window, taken from Lepus europaeus isolate LE1 chromosome 12, mLepTim1.pri, whole genome shotgun sequence, encodes the following:
- the TOR1B gene encoding torsin-1B isoform X2; translated protein: MRCAGLLRLLRLLLAAQAAAAFEPISVGIAIGAVSALTGYLSYTDFYCRFAECCREEQPLNATALQRDLEKLFGQHLATEVILKALTGFKNNRNPKKPLTLSLHGWAGTGKNFVSQIVAENLHPRGLKSNFVHLFVSTLHFPHEHKIKLYQEVGEPRPVRRIERS